TCCAAGAGGATTTTCCAGGAAGCGCGCATCGCAGAGCGACCGGATAAAAGGAGAGCCACATCCCGGTCGCTGAATTCCCGTCCATTCCCCTGTGGCAATTCCTTCAGGATCGGTTCGTCGACCAGAAACAGGACCTTGGTGGCCGACAAGGCAATGGCCGTTTCCTGGGCGACATCTTCCGGAGAAAGAAGGAACATGTCTCCCGAAAGGGAGACCCCAAGTGGCGGAAGCAGGACGACCATCCCGTCGTCAAGGAATCTCCGGACGCTTTCCACCCGGATATGACGGGGAGTGCCATAAAAATGATGGTCCACTCCGTCGATCACCCCAAGAGGCCGGGAGATGACAAGGTTTCCGCTCGCAACGCGCACTTCGGCCCCGGACATCGGGGAATCCGTAACACCTCTGGACAGGGCCGCTTCCACCGAAAAGCGCACTTCTCCGACCGCCCGGAGAATGTCTGGCACCGCTTCACGGGAGACGACAGGTCCTGCCCATGTTCTGGAAAACGTGATTCCGGCATTTTTCAGCCGCTCATCGATCTGGGGATCCGCTCCGCTGACCAGCACGACCCCGATCCCCAGGCTCCGGAGAAGGGCGATGTCGCTGGCAATGGACATGATACTGCCGTCCGCAACAACTTCCCCTCCAAAAACGATCACGAACGTCTTTCCTCGAAACCGGTGTATGTAAGGAGATGATTCCCGAAAGCCCCGGATAAAGTTCTCCGGGTGGATCGACTCGCTCATACAGGATGCCCCCTTTTTCCTTTCCGAACCTCCGCAATGTTTATCGAAGACGTGCCCAGGGAATTATCGCCCCAATCCCTTTCATACACAAGAAAACCCTTTGGTCTGTCCGGATCGGGAATCTATCTTTTCAGGAAATTTTTATTTATAATTTTTCCTGAAATTTTAATTAATATTTTTTATTAAATAAAAAGATGAACGACAAAAAAATTAAATTTTAGACAGAGTAAAAACACATGAAAATAAAAATAGAAGCCCCGGATTCTTCCGCTAAGGGTTTTTCCTCTCCCGACCGATAGAGAAACATAGCCGATCAATGATGACCGGACCGGTTCTCTCTCCTGTGGGCTCCAGAGAAGCGGTCCGACTTTCCCGAGAAAGGATCTCCATGACTT
The sequence above is drawn from the Leptospirillum ferriphilum ML-04 genome and encodes:
- the argA gene encoding amino-acid N-acetyltransferase, whose translation is MSESIHPENFIRGFRESSPYIHRFRGKTFVIVFGGEVVADGSIMSIASDIALLRSLGIGVVLVSGADPQIDERLKNAGITFSRTWAGPVVSREAVPDILRAVGEVRFSVEAALSRGVTDSPMSGAEVRVASGNLVISRPLGVIDGVDHHFYGTPRHIRVESVRRFLDDGMVVLLPPLGVSLSGDMFLLSPEDVAQETAIALSATKVLFLVDEPILKELPQGNGREFSDRDVALLLSGRSAMRASWKILLERASKMIGAGVERVHFVDRHRDGALLLELFTQDGCGILVSSDPFEEIRPASPSDVPGILDLIRPLETKGILVDRTREAVETDISRYAVTHRDGKIVACAALYPYPDERKGELACLAVHPEYRKAGRATHLLSWFEKKALSQGLDRLFVLSTQSREWFVERGFMLSGVDELPLERKKSYSPIRKSHILIKKLDPKGSGSV